The Medicago truncatula cultivar Jemalong A17 chromosome 4, MtrunA17r5.0-ANR, whole genome shotgun sequence genome includes a region encoding these proteins:
- the LOC25493241 gene encoding uncharacterized protein, with the protein MSLTPSSLVPIFLLVLVFIFPLIGIAKESSLGEILRSHGLPTGLFPQSVKSFKLDQMGRLEVHLDRPCLAQYETTVFFDTVVKANLSFGQLKVLEGMSREELFLWLPVKDIIVTDPKSSVIVIDIGYAFKRLSFSRFDEPRICRSHHGLASFPMGGRNDIGFGDQ; encoded by the exons ATGTCTTTGACACCTTCGTCTCTTGTTCCCATTTTCCTTCTCGTCcttgttttcatttttcctCTCATAGGAATAGCTAAAGAATCTTCTCTTGGAGAGATTCTTCGAAGCCATGGCCTTCCAACTGGTCTCTTTCCTCAGAGTGTGAAATCATTTAAATTGGATCAAATGGGACGTTTAGAGGTACACTTGGATCGTCCTTGTTTGGCTCAATATGAAACCACTGTGTTCTTTGACACTGTTGTAAAAGCCAACCTCAGTTTCGGACAACTTAAGGTTTTGGAGGGTATGTCTCGTGAAGAGCTTTTCTTGTGGCTACCTGTTAAAGATATCATTGTTACTGATCCAAAATCTAGTGTAATTGTCATTGATATTGGTTATGCCTTCAAACGTCTCTCTTTCTCTCGTTTTGACGAACCTCGCATTTGTAGATCTCATCATG GACTTGCGTCGTTTCCAATGGGCGGAAGGAATGATATTGGTTTTGGAGATCAGTGA